The genomic interval TCGGCGTCGAGAACGTCTCGGCCGACATCTCCCCCGCGACGACGCCCGAGGAGACCGACGAGACCGACGCGGAACCCACCATGGCGGTCGGGAACATGACGGTCGATAACGTCCAGCTCGACGAGGTCGCGGCCGAGAGCGCGAGCGTCGAGAACGCCTCGGCCGGTATCGGCTCGGTCCTCGGCGGCGGCGTGGGCGACGACGGACTGGACGGAACCGAGACGACCGTCGAAGGAAACGAGACCACCGACGACACCGAGGCGCTTCGGGCATCCGAACGGTAGACGAGACCCGAGAACCAGACCGACAGAAGCGCCCGCGGTTCGGCCCGCGGTGCGGGCCGAACCGCGGGACTCAGAGCCGAATCGGCAGTCCCTTCTCGTCGAGGTACTCCTTGACCTCGCCGACCGAGTACTCGTCGTAGTGGAAGATGGAGGCCGCGAGCGCGGCGTCGGCACCCGCTTCGGTGAACACCTCGTACATGTCTTCGGGACCGCCGCAGCCCGAGGAGGCGATGACCGGAGTGTCGACGGCGTCGCAGACCGCCTTCGTGAGCGGGATGTCGTAGCCCTCCTCGGTGCCGTCGGCGTCGATGGAGTTGACGAACAGCTCGCCCGCGCCGCGGTCCTCGGCCTCTGCCGACCACTCGACCACGTCGAGGCCGGTCCCCTCGCGGCCGCCCTTGACCGTGCACTCGAACCAGCAGGACTCGCCGTCGACCTCGACGTAGTGCTCGCCGCGCTCGTCGAAGCGCCGCTTGGCGTCGACGCTGATGACGATGCACTGACTGCCGAACGCCTCCGCGCCCTGCGTGACGAGGTCGGGGTTCGCTATCGCGCCGGAGTTTATCGAGACCTTGTCCGCGCCCGCCCGGAGGGTCTCCTTGATGTCCTCGCGGGTCCGGATGCCCCCGCCCACGGTCAGGGGGATGAAAATCTCGTCGGCCACGTCCTCGACCACGCCGAGCATGGTCTCGCGGCCGTCGGCGCTCGCGGTGATGTCGAGGAAGACGAACTCGTCGGCCCCCGACTCGTTGTACCGGCGGGCCATCTCGACCGGGTCGCCGGTGTATTCGAGGTTCTCGAAGTTGACGCCCGTGTACACCGCCGCGTTCCCGTCCTCGTCTACGTCCACGTCGATGCACGGGATGATGCGCTTGGTGAGGGTCATCTAGGGCTTACTATGAACTATCCCATGATAAACTACCCGAAGGAACCAACACTAAGTGCCTTTCAGGGTCGCGAATTCGGCGCTTTAGTCGTAGTCGGTTACTCGTATATTAAATAGTAGGCGACACTGAGAACTCCAATGAAACTCATCAGCCTGATGATGAGGAGGACTCGAATCGAGTCCGAAATCGGTCCCCAGGTCTGGAACGCGGCGTACGGAACCAGAGTAAGGCCAATTACTGCCAAGAGGAACTTGGCAAATCGGCTGAGGTCCAAATCCAATCGCACGCCGAGTACGTATCCGACGACAGGTGCGCCGAAGACGCTTGCAATCGTTACATACCCCCATACTGGTGTCATAACTACTATTAGTCCGTTGGCTAGACCTATCAGTAGCCAAGCTCCTACCGTACAGAGGGTGAACTTCTTCAGACCTTCAGGGACCATTTTTTACTCTACTGCTCCCAGTTAATCTGGATATGATCTAGTTCCACGAAGTTCTTTTTACCGCTTTCGGTATTGTTCAGATTGCCTTTCTTGTGCGAGGTTTCGTTAGAGAAGTCCGAGACGTGGACACGTCCACTTCCCGGTCCCTTGGTGAAGGTCTCCGTGTCCGCACGAACTCGGATTCCGATGTGATACTCTTTACCGGGTTCGATAGTGGAAACCGGAACCACATTGGAATCATCAGTTGCCAGCTTCCCTTCGTTGTACCAGAGGGGGTTGTAGAACTGAGGATCTGTCAGACCGCTTCCATTACTTGATACTGTAGTCTGAGAACGCTCAAGAATCTCCTGGGTCTTGATTGTGTTCGTTCCGGTGCTCGTCACTTCACGAACGAACCCTTCAATTGAGAAGCTTGCGCTTCCGAGTGCCGCGAATAGATTCGCCTCCCAGTCTCCGTCGAACACGATGTCCACTTCTGCGGACCGGGAACCAGAAACATCTACGTGGGCGAAGACTTCAGACCAAGCGAAGGCACCGCCAGCGAAGTTACTCGTACAACTGACTTCTGCTCGACCGCCATCAACCCAGTCAGCAGAAGTGTATTCCAAGAGCGGAACGTTCGTGTCATCTAAAGTGCCAGACACTCGTCCACCAACATCGACATTTCCGTGTTCGATGTCCCACGAGTAGAGAGTAGTAGAGGTTCCAGCATCTCCAACCGTGAGATCGACAGGTGTCGTCTCATCTGAAGTTGGTGCTCCACTCCCTGCCGAGCTGTCTAACGCATTTCTCACGTCTGCCTGATGATTCTGAAATTTATTGATGTCAGAGTCACTGATGTACAGGTCGTACGTCGTTCCACCTGATGAATCATACTTCGTTTCAGCACTTACATCTCGATTAGATGATCGAATTCCGTACTGAGTTTCGTTGTAACCATCCTCGAACTTGAAGTAAGATTTCCACCGATCCGAGTAACTGGTACAGTCGGTCGAAAGATCAGATTCGGTTCCACACGGATCATCATCCTCGCCGGTACTTTCAGTATCTCCGTGTTGACTGGAAAGGTCATTCATATATCCGTTGTACGTGCTGGCCGCATCTACCTGACCAACGAACAACGACCCCCGTACTGACCGTTCCAAGGGCTGTCATCCCTTTCAGAACCGATCGTCGGGGACTCTGTGCATCTTAGTTCTCGCTTGCACTATCTTCTGCTATAGTGCAATCAAAACATCAGATAGGTATAATTTATATTTTCCTAATCAAATATTATGTAATAGCTATATATTAAGGATATTTAATATCATGGTTGGATGTAGGGTTGGCGTTTGAGAATACTCGAACTTTCACAACAATCTCACACGAACTCTCACGTCATGTCCTGCAAGATGGTGATTCTCGCGACCTGCAAAGACATCACGACCCACGAGGAGTGCATCAACTACATGTACGGGGAGTACGCGCCCTTGTGAACGAATACCCCAACCTCTAGTGATACACCCTCTCGGTCCTCATCGACCCGAGAAGGCGGGCTACGACTACGTGGCCCAACCCTGGTTCGACAGGCCCTGGGAAATGAATAAGTCCTCAAAGGCCGGGACCTGACGGGGAGTCCAGCAGGGCACGACGACGTTCCTCAGCATGAATGCAACAGTGATGATTCCGACTACGGTCAAGATGACCCACTACGAGGCGGAGTAGATTTGAGGTTCCGTTTCCGGAACGCCGTGGCGGCTCCGAAGAGTTCTCTCGGTCGTTGTCCGTGTACACCGCCGCGTTCCCGTCCTCGTCTACGTCCACGTCGATGCACGGGATGATGCGCTTGGTGAGGGTCATTCGTTGCGCGGGGGTTGGCACGACGGAGGTTTCACGGTTTCGACTGTGGCGGGTGGCACCGGCCGCTCGGATTCGGCTACGTTTAAGTGCGCGCGACGGCAACGTCGGGCCATGAGCGACCACGACGACCACGGCCACGACGACCACGGCGAGACGCACGGCCACGACATCGAGGGACTGGAGCGGACGACCTCGCCGATGCAGGAGTTCACGACCCGGGAGGTCGGCATCGGCTTCGCGGTCCTCGTCGTCGGCCTGCTGGTGGCGTTCGCGCTCCCGCTTCTGGCGGCCTGAAACGCCCGTCGAACGACTCACTTCTCTTCGAGTTTCAACTCCTCGACCGCCTCCGGGTCGGTCTCGGGCGCGAGCGCGACGGCGTCGATCCGAGCGACCCGCTTGCCGGTCCTGACGCCGGAGACGCCGGGCGCGACGAACCGCGGGGCGTCGAGCGGTTCGCCCGCACTGCGATGGGCGAGCAGGCCGTCCAGCGCGGCCGAGACCGGTACGCAGACCCGATAGCCGTCGTCGCCCTCGACCGCGACGTGGGTGGTCGCGTCCGGGGCCTCGGCGGCGTCGAGGAGGTCCGAGACGGGGACGCCGGTCCACGGCCCGCCGATCTCGCTGCCCGAGGCGCATCGGAACGACCACGCCGCGGTCTCGGGGTCGGCGTCGACGCCGACCCCGAGACCGCCGTCGCCGTCGCTGTCACGCTCCCCCGAGTGGACGGGGACCGCCAGTTCCCGGCTTCCGACCACGGTCACCGGCTCGCGGCCGTCGAGTCGGCCGTTTCGGTGGATTCGGTCGGTCCGCTCGCCGTCCGACTCGCGCGATTCGGTTGCGGCGGATTGCCCACCTGACATGGGCTATCGGAGGCCGGGCGCGACCCGCGCAGTCTCGCGGTCCTCGGGGCATCCGCGCTCCCGCTCGTCGCGGCGGGAATCGGGGTCGACTCTCATCTCCGTGGTCCCGCAGAGTGTCGAAACGAATCACTCCGCAACACCCCGTGACTTTCTTTTAATAAAGAAATGAAAGTTAAAAATTATATACACAAGAGCTTTATTCCTGTAATTGCGAAAACAAGATATGGAGAGACGAAAACTCGTTATCGGGCTCAGTTCGACCTGTCTCAGTGGACTCGCTGGCTGTATGACCTCGATAACAGCGCCAACTGACTCGCGGGAAGAGTCCGAGACGCGAACGCTGACGGACGGCGGGAGGGAGAATGAGTCGGTTCGTCCGACCGGGAGCCCCGAGTCGGTCCCACAGGAATGGCGGTGTACGGACGACGAATTCACCCGCTACCCGACGAACTACGAGACCGTAGAGTGGGGAGACACCGACGAGATTTCCCTCCGGGTATCTGATACTTATTTCGACTACGGTGATACCGCTCGGATAACGCTCGTAAACGTGTCCGACGAGTATGTTAGTACCGGTGACGAATCGGACTGGGGGCTCGAAGTACACACGGACGACGGCTGGGAGGAGGTCAGGGGCAAGACCGACGGCGATACGTTCGACGACACTGATCTGGGTGCCGACCTCCCACCGGACGAGGGATTCGAATGGGAGATCGAGTTGACCGAGGAGGGTATCGTCGAGCCCACTCCAGAACTGACCGTCTGTCCGGACTTGGAATCCGGTCGGTATCGGTTCGTGTACTGGGGAATCGAGCCAGCTGTCGCCGTCGCCTTCGATCTCGTCCACGAGGGGTCCACCGAGGCCTAAAAAGAGTTCTGGGGATACCCCGCTAGGGGACGACGTTCAGGACTTCTTCGACTCGCTCGATTCCGTTCCCTTTGCCAGTCGCCCAGTTGTGGACACCGATGATGTAGTAGCTATCGTCGTCGACCTCGTAGTAGATTCCTCCGGAATCACCACCATCGCTGTCGCAGGTCGAGTTGAATTTGTGTTCGGTCTCGTTTTCGACCTCGTCGATGGTGCCGGTCGTCCGGCCCGTCGTTTTCCCTTGTTTGATGAACTCCGTGTAGTGGCCCTCAGCTTGGAGCCATTCCAGACTCCGGGTTCCCGAGAGGGTCTCGTCTCTGTAGCCGTTGCCGTTCGGCTCGGCAATCCCCGGGAACTGGTCGACCGACACCTCGAACCAGCCAGCGTCGAAATCATCGTACACCTCCCACCCATCGTCGTCGTAGTCGTAGGAGACGGTTTCGTCGTGGTTCGGTTGTTCGACGCCGGGCCACCCATCGACGACGTGGCCGGACGTCAGCATGACGCGCTCTTCGCGTTCCTTGTGCCAGACCGAGAAACAGGTCGA from Halorussus salilacus carries:
- the hisF gene encoding imidazole glycerol phosphate synthase subunit HisF, giving the protein MTLTKRIIPCIDVDVDEDGNAAVYTGVNFENLEYTGDPVEMARRYNESGADEFVFLDITASADGRETMLGVVEDVADEIFIPLTVGGGIRTREDIKETLRAGADKVSINSGAIANPDLVTQGAEAFGSQCIVISVDAKRRFDERGEHYVEVDGESCWFECTVKGGREGTGLDVVEWSAEAEDRGAGELFVNSIDADGTEEGYDIPLTKAVCDAVDTPVIASSGCGGPEDMYEVFTEAGADAALAASIFHYDEYSVGEVKEYLDEKGLPIRL
- a CDS encoding DUF7550 family protein, whose amino-acid sequence is MSDHDDHGHDDHGETHGHDIEGLERTTSPMQEFTTREVGIGFAVLVVGLLVAFALPLLAA
- a CDS encoding molybdopterin-dependent oxidoreductase codes for the protein MSGGQSAATESRESDGERTDRIHRNGRLDGREPVTVVGSRELAVPVHSGERDSDGDGGLGVGVDADPETAAWSFRCASGSEIGGPWTGVPVSDLLDAAEAPDATTHVAVEGDDGYRVCVPVSAALDGLLAHRSAGEPLDAPRFVAPGVSGVRTGKRVARIDAVALAPETDPEAVEELKLEEK